One Caretta caretta isolate rCarCar2 chromosome 6, rCarCar1.hap1, whole genome shotgun sequence genomic region harbors:
- the SIVA1 gene encoding apoptosis regulatory protein Siva: protein MPKRSCPFGDTAPLQLKTRVGLRELSRGALGEKYRRELFEKTKELLFRGAQAYMDSMWKGNAAGTCTVPCFPEPLKDTQETCTKYSWNGQMLIGQDGKLLRHSQAMEKTPPVGVSKACSSCIRTVDIKEACTQCDRFVCQNCSKLCKCCNAVACSLCSIIDYSDTGEQVLCNGCSMFEA from the exons ATGCCGAAGCGCTCCTGCCCCTTCGGGGACACGGCCCCGCTGCAGCTGAAAACCCGCGTGGGGCTGCGGGAGCTGAGCCGCGGCGCCCTGGGCGAGAAGTACCGGCGGGAGCTCTTCG AAAAGACCAAGGAGCTACTCTTCCGAGGCGCCCAGGCCTACATGGATAGCATGTGGAAGGGCAACGCAGCAGGGACCTGCACAGTCCCCTGCTTTCCAGAGCCACTTAAAGATACACAGGAAACTTGTACTAAGTACAGTTGGAATGGACAAATGCTCATTGGGCAAGATGGAAAACTACTGAGGCATTCCCAAGCAATGGAAAAGA CTCCACCAGTCGGAGTTTCCAAAGCCTGTTCCTCCTGCATAAGAACTGTTGATATCAAAGAAGCTTGCACACAGTGTGATCGTTTTGTATGCCAGAATTGCAGCAAACTCTGCAAGTGCTGTAATGCTGTTGCCTGTTCCTTGTGTTCGATTATCGA TTACAGTGATACTGGCGAGCAAGTTCTCTGCAATGGCTGTTCAATGTTTGAAGCCTGA